In Phoenix dactylifera cultivar Barhee BC4 unplaced genomic scaffold, palm_55x_up_171113_PBpolish2nd_filt_p 000346F, whole genome shotgun sequence, the DNA window TCAGTTTGGTGATTCTCCTAAATGCACATAATGGTCAAAGTGGGCCACATCAAATTTAGTGATCCTTCTCGATCAATTATTGTCTATACATTTGAAAATTTAGTGAAATATTGAGAAAATTTTTATCTTTCTCGGTAATAGCTAGACACAATAATTCATATGTCAAATATAAGAAAGCATTTCTTTTCTTGCGATTGTTTCTTGACCTTTTGCTTAAGTCCCGAGGAAAAGCCAGGCATACATCCATGCATTTGTAGATTTATACCACCCACAAGCAGTGCTATTTGCATCTCGCCCACCCAAAACCTAGTCTCCATGTGAATTGAACTTGGAAGCAGATATTAGAAGGGGGCTATTTATGGTCGCTGCTTCGAGTAGGTTCATTCTTTCTTGCCCTAGATAATCCAATGATCGCCGTGTAAATTGTGCCTGTAATTCTCTACATGATCGGCATGTCACATGACTTAAACTACTGAATTATCCATGTCTGGTGATAGTTTAAGAAAGAAACCAAAATGAATATGTTAAAAATCCCCACTTCATGAGGATTGGCAGGGTTAGTAAAATCTCTTTTTTTGATACAAGAGATCTGGGTTAGATTTGTTTACACTTAACATTATCCCCAAAAAGACATATGTCCTATTTGTTGACAATTAGAAAACATAGGGATGAACATGAACATAGAAAAATGACCGTCATCTTGGCCTTCACATCATGATGGGGAAAGCCCCTTTACTAGTTGCTCCTTCATAAAAATGATGAAAGTGGATTACCTTCTGCTTATCTTTGCTTGAGATGCATCACATCTCGAAGCTTCTGGGTATGACAAACACCATTGAATTTGTTGCACTTGTCTTCTTGGTATTTTGAGCATGATGTAATGAACACTAGATTCAATAACCACCTAAGCTAGCTCCTATGTCAAAACTAGTAGATTGAACGCCAAGTTTGAGGTAACAAGGTAGCACAAGGAAAATCCACATAAACGATCTTTACCTATCGGAAATCAAGCAAATAAATCTGAGCAAGAAGATCAAAGGAGAACTCTTTTACAAAGTCAAAATctttaatcaaaataataagaTGCTTCATCGTACATGATATAATGATTATGCAGCATGGATAATGGAACAAGTTTGCACCTCTATGCATTAAGTattaagaaaatcaaaaagtCATTTGAAATTTCAAAGAGAAACGTCATAGAACCATAAACCcaacattcaaccatcggactGATAGCTCTGATATTAAATGCAACCCTACGAACTGATGGCTACATAATAGCTCCTAGCATTGGGTTTCTCATGTAGACTTTATATTCAAATTTTTGTTTCTTGGACTAACACCATTTTGGGCCGAGCTAGAGAGCTCCAGTTTCTTACGAGACAGCCCGTAATTGAGCGGGACACACTTGTTCTGCAACATGAAGAGTGGATCacctcataatttttttaagaaaagaggGAGGAGATAGGAGGTTTTAACCCAATATATTAAGATGCAAGGTATAATAGCATACAAAATGAAGGGGAAGAACGTTGAGCTCCACCACTACAGAAAAAGTGGTCTTTTCCGACATTTTTTACATCCTTTaccaacgcttataagcgtcgtaaaGACCCGCCCCACGCTATCCAAAGCGTCGCCGACACCTGAGTGGGAAAAGTTTTTTCCGACGctaacgcttaaaagcgtcccTAAAAACCTCAAAGCCGACACTTATAACCATCGGCGTTAGcctccatttttttaaaaaaaatattttcttcacTGGCTGAACCTGGAGACCGCgtgatttaataataataatatttcttAGCGTGGGCTGCAGGACTGATTGAGTTGTCTAAACTTTTCAAGGCTGAATTGTTGttcaaaacaacaaaaaaaaaaattcagatcgaGTATGCGGTACATTATTTCAAAGCAACAACCAAATAATCTTGCAACGTCTTACATACCACCTAAAGAATTGATTAAACTCCAGCTGTAGGTATACTATCAGCTCATTATACCACTTGTCTCCTCATAACAACAAACTCTACTATGAATCCGTCAGAACAGTAAGGAACATAATATCAAACCAAATCAGAACTCAATAGAGAACGGAGAGATGAAAACCAACCAAAGATTAAAACGGGAGGGAAAACAGGATTGGAACAAGGAGTAAGAAGGATAAGGGGAGGGGCAGGATAAGATTACATGCATGTCGGCAACGGCGAAGGAGAGGCCGGTCAAGGGATGGGGGGCGGGCTGAGGGGGAGGGAGGAGCTCGAACCGCTCGACGAACAGCCCCGAAATCCTGTTTGATGGCATGCTTCAGCCGCTGCGTAATGAGGATGATGCCGGCGAAGCCCAGCCCGAGGAGAACCCATAGGTTGGTCGACGCAGACATggcctgtctctctctctctgtttctctTGCCCTTCTTATTCGGTGCCTTCTGGTGGTTCAAAAAATGCAAGGGGGAAGAGGAGATGGATGCCGCCGCGGAGAGTGGGGCAAGGGAGCGATGTAACGCCAGCAGCCTTTCGCCTCTTTAAACTAAAAATATGCGACGCTTATCAGCTTCATCTCCGTCTTCCCCCTCACCAtcttccctcctccttttcctcctcctcttcaccTGGAGTCAAGTTtccaaaaatagaaagaaaaataaataaacaaggaGAGGGGAAGAGATCTGAACACCTGGAGTCATCTTTCCTCCTCCTCGCTTGCCTCCAGATCGGGGCTCGAGATGGAGGTAAGAGAGCAGGAGGAGGCGGTGGATTATCGGTGctagaggaaggaggagaggagaggagaggcttATAAGAGCTAAGGCATCGATGAGAGGGGGTTGATATTTGATTGgatttggcctccgacgacacttataagcgtcgtcgtaggTCCTTCCTTTCAACGACGTTTTTTAAACATTATTGATTCTCaagatttaccgacgctttttaaaagtGTCGGCAAAGTTTAGCGCTAAACCAAACTTTCCGAAAAAAGCATCGCTAAAAGTCCCTTTTCCTGTAGTGCACTAAGTCACAACTGCTTGCAATATATGGATCGCCTATGATTCAAAACTAGGTCTCTCCATATATTTTTTAGCTCCAAAGCAAAAAGGATATGATCTCAACCCTCAAAACCTTGATTAGctcaaaatagaaaaaatgtCTATTCATGTTTTCGAGAAAACTTCCCTTATATCTCACAAAATTATACTAGTATAGGGTTGAAATTACTGTTCTAGCCTTATGGACATGAAATTGACATGGAGCGGATACCCTCCATTCTACTTTATTCAAGCAGGCCGACTAGCTTCAATCTCACTCCCACAATCATCTTGTTGCTAAATTTCTAGACCTAGTTGGCCATCTTGATGTGAGCCTAAACATAATGCACAACTAACATGTGAGAAAAATTCTTGAGCCTCTCTAGGGATTATGGAATGTGATACCTGAAATGCCTACAATAGCACAGGTGGCACCATGATAGCAATGCCAATGGTAAAGATGAGCCAAAATTCTCTTATGCGCGCACGAGAGAAGACTATATGAagtgattttttctttttttttcacataGCTTATCGCATCCATGAAAACCAAAGAGTTAAAGCCACGAAACTTGGGGAGCAGGAAAGAGGCTTCATGGACAGACGCGAGAGACAGACACCTTCATGAGGAACAAGATTCAAAGGAGGAGAAAGGGACTCAAAGAGAATGAGAAAGGGCTAATGGATGGATAAAGAGGGAAGGATGGATTGATGAGGAAGAATAGAGGGATCTGGGTGGATGGCCTCACAGACaatacttcattttttttctttttttcaaagtCAAGGGACAGACAGACTTCATTAGTATGAAGAGTTTCGTCACACTTTCACTCTTATGTATCCACCTTAAGATGGATGTGATAGGATATATATCAAACAAAGGAAGACTACTCTTTCTGATCTTCTCACGTGCATACACaagagaaattttattttaagatGATGCTATACGTAGGTGTACTTGTAGATTTGAAAATAATGTGAGGCATTGAGTGTAACAATTTCATAGTTAATAGAAAAaatgattcctttttttttgagaagcaTATAATTTCAAtgaagaataataatttaagttTCTTGAccctatataagtactcaagttCTATCTatcaatatgggactaaacatatgtcCGCATGGTTCTCACACTTTCCCCGTTCACTTAATTAAGCTTatcaagcaagcaaatgatgagCTTATTCCCATTCTCGCTCTCGAATAAAACCATGATCGTCGTAGCTTTACCCTTCGTATGATCCTACAATACATGTTGAATGAGTTCTTGGAGTTTTTAATAATTATGATCACTCCTAGTAGCGACATTAAGTGACTTCGGCTTCAAGCCCCAAGAACAAAATTCTCTATTCCTTCTAATTAGTGCTCGGTGggctttctttaataaaattttcGAATCCATAAAATATTGGATGCAATTTAGTGAAAGACAGGAACATGATTATTTTTAAGtatataatatttaatttcattTAGATAATCTTTATAATTTATTCTATTATTTTCGTAAAACATTCAAAATAGATAAATCTATAAAATAGATAATAGTGCATTCTTATTCTTCCACTTCtcctaaaaagaaaaattgatcaATCGTCCAAAGAATACAAGTTTTTAGGCATGCTTTGTCGAAAACCAAACAAATGAGAACTCAACCATTAAGGTTCTCCCTCTTTCAAGTAAGTGACAAAAGCGCATACGACACGACACACCCGACCCAAGGACTTCCCGCTAGATTAGGAACGCACGAAACTTCTTTTTTCTCCCAACGCAACTTCCGGTTCCTTTACTCTTCCCTAATGCGACATAATCCAGGTCCCCAGGCTACGTACGTAGCCGGAGCAAGAATTCCACTAAGCAGGCCAGGGCTCTCTCTGTTTATAATCGCAGCCGGTGGGAAAGACCTCCACCAGTCGAAAAAGAATTCTACAAATCAAACAAGGACTTTTCGCCTCCCTTCCATGCACGTAGCCAAACTTCTCCATCTTATCATCCCCGTTCCATCTACGGAGTCAAAAAATATCCCCTATGAATACCCCCACAAACCTCAGACGCTCTCACCAACTCCTCTCTTGCATTCGAAATCCATCCAGTGCAAGCCTTCCTAGTCCTCAATGGCCAACCCATCGCTTCTCCTTGCCATTTTCTTTGCTGCCCTCTACGTCCAAGGTTTGCTTCATGATCCATTTTTAAAGCCTCCGAGCCTTGTTTTCGTCTCCCTTCTTATAACATCTGGCTAACCTCTAAAATTTTTCAGGTGGGCTTTCAACTACGTTCACCGTCAAGAACAACTGCGCCAAAACGATCTGGCCTGGCGTGCAGACCAACCCCAACGTCCCGGCGTTCCCGTCGACGGGCTTCCAGCTCGCCGCCTCGGCCTCCAAATCGATGAACGCCCCGGCCACGTGGGCCGGCCGGATGTGGGGCCGGACCGGTTGCTCCACCGACTCGTCGGGGAAATTTACATGCCAGACCGGTGACTGCGGCAGCGGGCAGGTCGCATGCAACGGCAAAGGTGGTACCCCACCCGCCTCGCTCGTCGAGTTCACGCTCAAGGGCGATGGTGGGAAGGATAACTACGACATTAGCTTGGTCGATGGCTTCAACTTGCCGGTTTCCATCACTCCACAGGGCGTGTCGGGCTGCACCGCCCCATCATGCTCGGCGAACATCAACGCCGTTTGCCCGGCAGTGCTGCAGGACAAGGTATCCGGTTCCGTCGTCGGCTGCAAGAGCGCTTGCCTGGAATTTAACCAGCCCAAGTACTGCTGCACTGGAGCCTATAACACCTCGGCAACATGCAAGCCGACGACCTACTCCGAGTTCTTCAAGAAAGAGTGCCCTCAGGCTTACAGTTACGCTTATGATGATAAAACCAGTCTCTTCACTTGCACTGGGGCTAATTACCTCATCACCTTCTGTCCTTAAGAACGTTTGGTGCATCACCGAGTCCTTGTTATCTACACTATAGTAATAATAGGAGAATAAAGCCCAAAATCCGGAGAGGGAGAGCATGCTCTCCGAATCATCGTTTGTTGAGGCTCTCACGTCGTGCGGTCATCCACCTGCACGACAAAATAATGCttatttcaaataaataaacttcTTTTTTGCTCCTTACGTTTGAGGGAGAGCATCCTCCCAAATTGTATGAAGGGCAATAATTGGATTGCGACAATTTAGATAATTTATGTGCGCTGCAACTGCCAAATTCTGGTTTCCCGCCCCATGTCAGTCGTCATCTACAGTTTTCGAACCCGATTCCATGCTCCAAAACTAACACCTGTCTGtagttatctatagattctatGTGTGCATATATGTGTgcttatgtatatatttatatatttatatgtatatgtgtgtgtgtgcatgcatgcatgcatgctctAATCAGTTCAAACTCTTGATTAGGAGAGAGGAATAATAAGAGGGTATAAGTTAAACGTAGGTGTATGATGGCAATCGCAACCGTCTGTACTCCCTCTAATGTCATAACATCCATCAAAGAGTTCCATCTTCAGGCCCATTGCATCTGCCCACCAAAATTGCCTTTAGGTTCGAAAATCTAGTTTAGTGTTGAATGTAAAAGAGTTCCATATATCTTTATGGTTAAATTTTGATAGGCACGATAATTGATATGTTAATCAGATTAAAATTGCTCTTTTCTTGTGGTTGCTTGTAGACCTTTCTTGGGTCATAGGATATAGCTAAACAAACAAGCATGATGTGTAGATCCGACAAGCACGGTGCTAATGTCACACACCACCCACCCAAATACTGGTCTCTGTATGAATTGGGTATGGAGCTGATTATCACGACAAGCACTCTTTCTGTTTTAACTCATGAGTTGTGATGCCTATGTCCGTATATGCTTTTTTGATATTATCAAAGATTGCTATTCAGGCTGACTTATATAATAAATTAGAAATCACCCTGAAAAGAGAGACTTTTTCAAGTATAGTATAACATCATATCAATATGAATATTCggttagattttttttccaatttttttgagaaaagagTTTGGGAAAAATAATCCTTTTGGCTAAAACACTAAAATGTTATAAGAGACACATGGGAACGAGAGAAGTAAGATGGGTAAAACAATAAAATGTTATAAGAGACACGGTGAGAACGAGAGAAGTAGGAATGCAGGAATTTCAAAAGGACAataggaggaggaaaagaagggggTGAGAAGGGAACGCTGAAATTACAATGGTGATTTAGGAagcaataagaagaaaaaaaaggaaaaaaaaaacttaacttGCCCCTAACAACAAATAACCAATTACATAGGAAGAAATAGTAAGAAAAGGATGTGCTAAATAGTTTGTCCTGTAGGTGGTAGTATTAGCAATTCCCCAAGTTGTCCAACGGCTATAAAATTGTCTGCCAGATTAGATATATTGGGTTTTTGTGTTAGAACCAATTTGAAGCGGTGTGATTGCACTACAAAGACAAATGATTcaccaattcctcttccaaattCTTTTTTGGAGATTGTTAGctatcagaattttattattgCATTCTAGTCAAATGAAGATTTCAACCTTCTTATGATTTGGAAGCTTTCAtatgattttcaaaataagaTAAGATGCCACTCTTAACAAAGAAGTTGCAGCAGTTTCTGACTGAGAAGGTTTAAGTAGAATACCATTCCACTAGGGCCGGCTGGTGTTGGAGAGGTAGGATCCTTGCAGAAGAGTAAAGAAGGATTTGATGTTGATTGGATTGTCTTTAGTGGAAGGCTGTCTGGATTTTGTAGCCAATTGTCATTGATCAGCCCTTTAGACTAGCTAGGTTTGGCCAAGTTGTGAAGCTTGAGCACCCTTGCTTCCAGCGACGAGACAAACGATGCTTCCATATATTTCCAATCAAACCAGTATACAGTTTGATTGGAAAAAAGACCCATACGTAGATAACCCGCAACTGCTACAACATATTATCTTTTATCTTACATCTAGCCAAGATATTACCACATTCTCCCTCTACTCTCTATATATGTACAGCAAAGCTAGCATGTAGGTGCCCACACAACAATCCAAATAAGATTGGTCCTGACAGGAAGACCAGAGTTCGGACAAACAATCTTGGTGCTGGATGTAATCTACTATCTCTAAATTATTTAGTAgcaaaaaatcatataattaaGAGATCCCAAGCTCATGCATCTAGTAGTCAAAATGTATACATTGTTTATATATTTAAGCTATTCAATTTGACCGATGAAGGTATAGATTAGGAATCTCCAAAtcacataattttttaaaagtaaGCAATTAGATATTGTAAATCATATCCAACCATTCAAATTATCGATACATGGTTCTTAGTTGCCCAATTGGGACCGACCTTATTAAAACTGTTACATGGACGCCCATATATTGActtatatgtatgcatgcatcatcatcaaatgtatgacactttttttttcttttttgttatgAACAATGTTGTCACACAGCCTATAATCCTTTTGATGATGAGTTTGTTTACATCACTATAGTTCAAtcttagtaaaaaaaaatatcctttatggatgaaattgttttattttttatgatagAAAATATTGTCACAACAATATAATCTCTTTGACGATAAGTTTTTTATGTCACAATGGATTAATCTTTAGTGACGAAAAATTTCATATTGTGATAAACTTGTCAATTACTTATGACGGAAATTATCTTCACCAAATACTTTACCATTTAGTGACGAATATATTTTTAtcataattaatttatatttgttgataaaatatttctatcatcACCATCTACCTTTAGCAATGCACTTTTCATAAGGAGCATGAAGATTTTTTTGTTACCAAAATTTTTTTATGACGAAATTAATTTTTCTGATGATGCTAGGCTCTAATAGCTTAAGCTAATAAGGAATGAGTTGTCAATACTTTCAAGCTTAACAATATCTATGTCTagacatgcatgcatatataaacACTTATATACACACCTAAAACTTAATATAGGAAGTCATCTCATGCAAAATAATTAGATGGGAAACTTTTTCCTCCCTTCAACTTCATGTTTAGTAAAAGATCAAGATATTTGCATTCTTAATTGACCCTAACCGCTTTCTGATGCAACAAGTCACTTAGATTAGATGCTTTCTCCAGCTCCTTGCCAGGCTTGAGTTTTATTTAAAGGCCCTATACCTCTAATTCAGGTTGACGAGTATAGACCCAAAAGACATAAGTTTCCTTATATATAGAAAACTTAAAAATTTAAAGTAATGGATTAATTACATAAGATTTTAAGGTGAATCTTTGATAACTTGTTACTTCACTTGGCCCATATAAGTATAATCATCATTGGCAAACAGAGACCAGAAAGGCTCCCTTAGATGATTCACAATGGTCAGACCAGCATCTCGTAGTGAAGGAAATTATGATATcctgaaaaagaaaatgatagcAAATAAATGACAACGTATTTCAAGGTGTCCCATTCTTTACAACAGCCTGTGTTTCAAAATAATCCCCCCATGCATAGCTGGAGAGCTGTTTGATCCCAGTCACCCTCAAACAAACAAGACCTGACCCATCATGGCTTCCACAGCCAACTAGCAGTCCCTTGAACAAGTGCCATGCTAAAGGCCTAAAGCATCAAATATGAAAAACAGAAACAAAATACACATGATGCGAGTAAAAGTTTAATATTCCAATTAGCAGCCCCTACGATCTTGATATCGCACGGAAAAGCACAAGGTACATGACATGGTTCACATATGCAAGTACCCCTACTTAACAATTAAGAAAGATATAAACATAACATGAACCACTAAATGGTAATACAGCTAGAAAGAAAATCTGATTCAACTGATGGTAATATAGCAGAAAAAACACGTTCTTGTATATGGACgttaaaaagaacaaaataaaataagtcCGGAAGAACATCGTTTATTCACTTCGATCCACCCAGGACTTCTCATGTTAACCATGCAGCAGACTGAGAAAGTCGTAGCTGACCATATTTGCTTCTCAATGCCCTTGATTATTCTGGCAGTACCAGCCATGTTGCTTGAAACAAGCTTCATTCAAGGACCAAGCAACTTCTTCCATCTGGCATAGCCTAGCATTAGCAGGAACATCAAGAAACAGGCTGCCGATGTCCCTCCaacaaagggaaaaaagaagggCTGGTACTTGGGAGCATACAATTGACATGGAATGTTCATTGCAAATATCCCGGCTATTAGTGTGTTGATAGCTATGACAAAGGATGCAGTGGTCAATATCAGCTGGAGCTGGATGAGTTCATTTCGTTGGTTGTCGAGTTGGATGTTGACATAGTCCTCTGTGTCATCTATGTATTCTCGCAcctgtttaatttttttaaaaatatatatattataaacatAAGGTTACAATAACGTAAGGTCATCAGGAAAAAAGACTCGCCATCAAGAGAACATAAGATCTCTAGTTATCCAGCAAACAATAATTTTCTAGCTATAATCAGCTGTAGGTAGCCCTCCATAAGCAGTCCACTTGCTATGACACGGATTATTGCATGTACAATCATGCATGAATATCCGAAAAGACACAAGTAATAAGGGTTTTCCCATGTTATTGGACCTGGATATATTAgtttttcatcattttattgCTCTCAAGGCCCCAAAACACCACCATTGGTCCAACAAGGGCAAAGGATTCAAGGAAACAAGGAAGCATGTTTAAATGCATAGGTCAAACATTTGGCTAATGGTGCAGAAAGATAGGCACTGAATTGCAACAACAGTTAAGATGAACACTAGAAATAATCAAGCTAGATACCTACTTTTCAAATGTTTTGTAGAGATGAGTTTGGTACAACTATTCCCTGCTGGTAACTGTTGCTTCATCCTGAATCAGGTGCTAGCAATGCGGAATGCAATAAGACTAGATTCAGCTAGAACTATCATATTTGAGATTGATGGTTTGATCAGGcagataaaactaaaaatagcttCAACATGGAAGATGCTCCACCACAAGGCAAAAAGAATCATTGACTTAGCTCTTGCAAGGTCAAATATTGCTGCCCATTACCAAATAACACATCTTTTTCTCTGGCTATAAAATTATCACTAGCAAACATGTACCAGATAAAGAGAATCACTAAAGAATAGCAACTTCTTTTTTAAAGCAAATTCTATGTCAATTCTTTTGAGACTGTCCTTGCGATTGCTTGACTGACAAAAAGGCTTGCTTTTAACCCAAGTCCCCTTGTTAGGTCAATcagagaattttcttatgaattACGTATAGCAAACAAGCAAATTCATTTCCTATGACAAATGGATGCTCATAAGATGGTTCTGAAAGGTTTTCTTTCAGATTATGAACAAGAGATGGCCCTTTTTCTTTGTTCATAATTTAAAGGCTTAATATTTACTCATAACATAAAGATTGCATATGAAATCCTAACAAGGAGCTCATTTTATGGGATAAACCATTATTAGAACTAGGATATCTATGCTCCCTTGGTCAGCTAGACATTCTGCCACTTTGTCCACTGATCACCTTATCGTTGAAATAAAAAGAACCTAAAATGATTTCTTACCTTTCATATGCGCTCTATAAATGGCCTAGGAATTCCATTTCACTATCGGCTTATGGAGTTAGCATCTATCACTAGCAATCACCTTTATCCCTCAAACATCACCAGTATTCCCTTCATAACTACATTGTCTGCTTCCTTCATGCCAGTAATGAAGAAAGAACATAGGGCATCTCCCTCAACAAGAACCATCCTTGCTCAGGTTTGTATTATTATATTCAGGAGCTTCGCACTGCATGTCCTACTTATCAGTTCTTTGTATGATCTCCACCTCAATGCCCAATCTCTTCAGGAAACCTGCTTCCTTTTAATCTTAAGTCTTGCACTGCATAAACTAAGTGGCAAGCAGGAATGCTTCCCTAAGCACTCTCTTCTTCGTTTTTCAGCTTCTACAATGGAAAACATAGACATGTTCTTAAAAGATGGCCAAATGCCAAACATCAGATCTGGTGCATGATAGCCAATCTAACAAACTGCTTTAAACATTTTCATTCACATTATAATGGGACAAAATCAGACCTCCTTCCAAAGATGACCCTTGATAAAGAAAAGACATGAGAAAAGGATCTTATTAAAAAACTTCAGAGCAAAATGTTACGAAATGTTTCTTGCCTTAATCTAGATGAGGAACTTTAGGCAGGCAATAAAAATTCAACACCTTGGTTTGCCAATGACACCTTCATTCTttatgatgataataaaagaCATTGCTGTCTTGTAATCTATTCTGAGAATCTTGAGTTAATGGCCAGTCTCAGAATTGTCTGATTTCGAGTATCTGGCAGCTGATGGGGGTGCATGGACTTGTTAACCATCTACTGCTGTTGTGCATGACATGTCCTATTGATGGGCCAGACTGTCAACACCCTTCTTTATTCATTATCTCACCCAATAGAAACATT includes these proteins:
- the LOC103715407 gene encoding thaumatin-like protein 1b — encoded protein: MANPSLLLAIFFAALYVQGGLSTTFTVKNNCAKTIWPGVQTNPNVPAFPSTGFQLAASASKSMNAPATWAGRMWGRTGCSTDSSGKFTCQTGDCGSGQVACNGKGGTPPASLVEFTLKGDGGKDNYDISLVDGFNLPVSITPQGVSGCTAPSCSANINAVCPAVLQDKVSGSVVGCKSACLEFNQPKYCCTGAYNTSATCKPTTYSEFFKKECPQAYSYAYDDKTSLFTCTGANYLITFCP